The Humulus lupulus chromosome 4, drHumLupu1.1, whole genome shotgun sequence genome has a window encoding:
- the LOC133832642 gene encoding uncharacterized protein LOC133832642, producing the protein MEFFNLIESLLSSGHGQQILVLFVLSVRFCFGFSYTTLDCSIGAANMEITDNPPRSFQFINEHDCRKEHKTIWVEKDARSKAEIPLEQPKVPKGLNEEELGEQAGGSKVVENSVPNTSEATLPGEANPGPVKERNREATWQTPRRVATQSRQGHTIGGNSNLVVETQKQINQFVVLLEQEKGSNIGHLGVQDVYRRNKIGISGLLETKLRGNKIGEFMEHKFPNWEFYSSPVIEGRLLIIWRKGIARLTILEESPQLVHCQNNLVGHRSLFHATFVYGYNSAENRRSLWHDLTRISLSVKAWIVLGDFNAPFFGVDRSGGKPISSIELVDPLGWLTNAKIEALKSIGSYFTWTNNQDGSARIYSKIDHVLINEEWLDMFPQSLAIFRWEVVSDHCSCAVSNIPMEAMGIKLFRYYNFLSGHSEFNQVVLSSWRAPVKFFGLRAIYIRLVRLKHRLKQFNRDCIRDVGFGYQSAMVAYQDAQFEAQENPQDHKLQEAVKERASEFHQHDQMYHSFLAQRSKINWIRKGDMNSSYFHAYLKKRKAENTIVSYINDHGLLIDDFKEVVAHIVDHFKSHLGSPSSATGTVELHCIALGSKLSVEQQLSLLKPFSNKEIRAPLFSILITKSPGPDGYGSGFFKFLWKDIGQDICSAITHGFSIGQFPNELHETTLSLIPMVSNPARALDYRPIACCSTLYKVMVKLLCSRLAVVLPSLIQSNQGAFVRGRSIGVPMRPTKWKHADCEIIVHKIRTKLFSWSNRHLSYSDRLLLIHTVLFGLRNYWMNVFILPQSIVKEVEKLCRLFLWGASGTRSKLHLASWQQDGNWYWRKLCNLRKNFSEREVIAAGISGKFKPSKLYNNSINQQLVAYKNALTV; encoded by the exons ATGGAGTTCTTCAATTTGATAGAAAGCCTGTTATCATCAGGCCATGGACAGCAGATCTTAGTGCTATTCGTCTTATCCGTTCGGTTCTGCTTTGGATTCAGCTACACGACCTTGGATTGCAGTATTGGGGCAGCAAAT ATGGAAATTACTGATAATCCACCTCGAAGTTTTCAGTTTATCAATGAGCATG ATTGTCGCAAGGAGCATAAGACTATTTGGGTGGAAAAAGACGCTCGTTCTAAAGCTGAGATCCCTTTGGAGCAACCAAAAGTTCCTAAGGGGCTTAATGAAGAGGAACTAGGTGAGCAAGCCGGTGGGTCTAAAGTAGTAGAAAACTCAGTTCCGAATACTAGCGAGGCTACTCTTCCAGGGGAGGCCAATCCAGGTCCGGTTAAGGAGAGGAACAGGGAAGCGACATGGCAAACTCCTAGGCGTGTTGCTACTCAGAGTAGACAGGGTCACACAATAGGTGGTAACTCTAACCTGGTTGTAGAGACTCAAAAACAGATCAACCAGTTTGTTGTTCTTCTGGAACAGGAAAAGGGTAGTAATATTGGGCATCTTGGAG TCCAAGATGTGTATAGAAGGAATAAGATTGGAATTAGTGGTCTGTTGGAAACTAAATTGCGTGGGAATAAAATTGGTGAGTTCATGGAGCATAAATTTCCTAATTGGGAATTTTACTCTAGTCCGGTCATAGAGGGTAGACTGTTAATAATTTGGAGGAAGGGGATAGCGAGATTGACTATTTTGGAGGAGTCTCCTCAGCTGGTTCACTGCCAGAATAACTTGGTAGGCCACAGGAGTTTATTCCATGCCACTTTTGTCTATGGTTACAATTCAGCAGAGAATAGAAGAAGCTTATGGCATGATTTAACTCGCATATCGCTTTCAGTCAAAGCTTGGATAGTTTTAGGGGATTTTAATGCCCCTTTTTTTGGTGTAGATAGGTCTGGTGGTAAACCTATTTCTAGTATTGAGTTGGTTGATCCTCTAGGGTGGCTAACTAATGCTAAAATTGAGGCTCTTAAGAGTATTGGTTCTTATTTTACTTGGACAAACAACCAAGATGGCTCAGCTAGGATCTACTCAAAGATAGATCATGTGTTAATAAATGAGGAATGGTTGGACATGTTTCCTCAGTCTTTGGCTATTTTTAGGTGGGAGGTGGTCTCCGATCATTGTTCTTGTGCAGTGTCTAACATCCCCATGGAGGCTATGGGAATCAAACTGTTCAGATATTATAATTTCTTGTCTGGCCATTCAGAGTTTAACCAGGTAGTCTTGAGCAGTTGGAGGGCCCctgttaaattttttggtttaaGAGCAATTTATATTAGGCTTGTGAGGTTGAAGCATAGGCTTAAGCAGTTTAACAGAGACTGTATTAGAGATGTAGGGTTCGGTTATCAGTCGGCTATGGTGGCCTATCAAGATGCTCAATTTGAAGCCCAAGAGAATCCTCAAGATCATAAGTTGCAAGAGGCAGTGAAGGAGAGGGCATCTGAGTTTCATCAACATGACCAAATGTATCATAGTTTTCTTGCTCAACGTAGTAAGATAAACTGGATTAGGAAAGGAGATATGAATTCCTCATACTTTCATGCCTATTTGAAGAAGCGAAAAGCAGAGAACACTATAGTTTCTTATATTAATGATCATGGTCTGCTGATAGATGATTTTAAGGAGGTGGTGGCTCATATTGTTGATCATTTCAAGAGCCATCTTGGTAGTCCTAGTTCTGCTACAGGAACAGTTGAATTGCATTGTATAGCTTTGGGCTCTAAGCTTTCAGTTGAGCAGCAACTCTCTCTTTTAAAACCCTTTTCCAACAAGGAAATAAGAGCTCCATTGTTTAGTATCCTTATTACTAAATCGCCTGGTCCAGATGGATATGGTTCAGGTTTCTTCAAATTTCTTTGGAAGGATATTGGTCAGGATATATGCTCAGCAATCACCCATGGTTTCTCTATAGGCCAATTTCCTAATGAGCTTCATGAAACTACTTTGTCATTGATTCCTATGGTTTCTAATCCAGCTAGGGCCTTAGATTACAGGCCTATTGCTTGCTGTTCGACCCTTTATAAAGTAATGGTGAAATTGTTATGTTCTCGGCTGGCAGTGGTGCTTCCTTCTCTTATTCAATCAAATCAAGGTGCGTTTGTTCGAGGTAGGTCGATTGGGGTTCCTATGAGGCCAACTAAATGGAAGCATGCGGACTGTGAGATTATAGTTCACAAAATAAGAACTAAGCTATTTTCTTGGTCTAATAGGCATTTATCCTATTCTGACCGATTATTACTCATTCACACTGTCCTTTTTGGCTTGAGAAACTATTGGATGAATGTGTTTATTTTGCCTCAAAGTATCGTCAAGGAGGTTGAGAAACTGTGTAGATTGTTCCTTTGGGGGGCCTCGGGGACTCGTAGTAAACTCCATTTAGCGTCTTGGCAGCAG GATGGCAACTGGTATTGGCGGAAACTCTGCAATTTAAGGAAAAATTTCAGTGAAAGAGAGGTGATTGCTGCTGGCATTTCAGGGAAATTCAAGCCGTCCAAGCTGTATAACAACTCAATAAACCAGCAACTTGTGGCTTATAAGAATGCA CTAACTGTATAG